A section of the Amycolatopsis sp. AA4 genome encodes:
- a CDS encoding MarR family winged helix-turn-helix transcriptional regulator, producing MSRAPISARTDVPDDVDAVTEAVLTASRLLVAVSARSIASVGDLITMPQFRLLVVLHSRGPLKQAALAEHLGVTPSTASRMIDRLVAVALVARLGNPSSRREVVIELTREGDRIVRVVTQRRRREIAAVVEKMPESARRGLVDALTAFAEAGGEPPAGNPADAVWV from the coding sequence ATGTCTCGCGCGCCGATCTCTGCCCGCACCGACGTACCCGACGACGTCGACGCGGTGACCGAAGCCGTGCTCACTGCTTCCCGGCTGCTCGTCGCGGTGTCCGCGCGGTCCATCGCCTCCGTGGGCGACCTCATCACGATGCCGCAATTCCGGCTCCTGGTGGTGCTGCATTCCCGCGGCCCGCTGAAACAGGCCGCGCTCGCCGAACATCTCGGCGTCACGCCGTCCACCGCGAGCCGGATGATCGACCGCCTGGTCGCCGTCGCGCTGGTCGCCCGATTGGGCAATCCTTCGTCCCGGCGCGAGGTCGTCATCGAACTCACCCGGGAAGGCGACCGAATCGTCCGCGTCGTCACCCAGCGGCGCCGTCGCGAAATCGCCGCCGTGGTGGAGAAAATGCCCGAATCGGCCCGCCGCGGCCTGGTCGACGCGCTGACCGCGTTCGCCGAAGCGGGCGGCGAACCGCCTGCCGGAAACCCGGCCGACGCCGTGTGGGTCTAG
- a CDS encoding glycine betaine/L-proline ABC transporter ATP-binding protein, whose translation MREHETTVPIVRVEKLYKVFGRRAEEAVGKLENGADRAELDLPGVTAAVIDASFTVERGEIFVVMGLSGSGKSTLLRTLNGLLPATSGRVLVDDIDLTDKSAGQVRELRQRRMSMVFQHFALFPHRTVAENVAYGLSVQNAARERQRERTAEALEMVGLTGWEDRLPGQLSGGMRQRVGLARALAADTEILLMDEAFSALDPLIRKEMQDQLLILQRQLGKTIVFITHDLNEAMRLGDRIAMMRDGRIVQVSTAQEMLTAPADEYVARFVRDVDRSRVLTASAVMAPAEITFTPATTVAEARETMRRNELSGVLVTEDGKFAGAVDRRAVSEAADTATIAALVDRSAARTGPETQMAELFGHAASAPAPLAVVGADGALLGAVTREALLNALSIGENDEQEANARG comes from the coding sequence ATGCGAGAACATGAGACGACTGTGCCGATAGTTCGTGTGGAGAAGCTGTACAAAGTGTTCGGCCGCCGGGCGGAAGAAGCGGTCGGCAAGCTGGAGAACGGCGCCGACCGCGCCGAACTGGACCTGCCCGGCGTGACCGCGGCCGTGATCGACGCCTCTTTCACCGTGGAGCGCGGCGAAATTTTCGTGGTGATGGGCCTGTCCGGTTCGGGCAAGTCGACCCTGCTGCGCACCCTGAACGGGTTGCTCCCGGCCACCTCCGGCCGGGTGCTGGTGGACGACATCGACCTCACCGACAAGTCCGCGGGACAGGTGCGCGAGCTGCGCCAGCGGCGGATGAGCATGGTGTTCCAGCACTTCGCGCTGTTCCCGCACCGCACGGTCGCGGAGAACGTCGCCTACGGCCTGAGCGTGCAGAACGCGGCGCGCGAACGGCAGCGCGAACGCACCGCCGAAGCGCTGGAGATGGTCGGCCTCACCGGATGGGAGGACCGGTTGCCCGGTCAGCTTTCCGGCGGGATGCGCCAGCGCGTCGGCCTCGCCCGCGCGCTGGCCGCGGACACCGAGATCCTGCTGATGGACGAGGCGTTCAGCGCGCTGGACCCGTTGATCCGCAAGGAGATGCAGGACCAGCTCCTGATCCTGCAGCGGCAGCTGGGCAAAACGATCGTGTTCATCACGCACGACCTCAACGAGGCGATGCGCCTCGGCGACCGGATCGCGATGATGCGCGACGGCCGGATCGTCCAGGTTTCGACCGCGCAGGAAATGCTCACCGCGCCGGCCGACGAGTACGTCGCGAGGTTCGTGCGCGACGTAGACCGCAGCCGGGTGCTCACCGCGTCCGCCGTGATGGCGCCCGCGGAAATCACCTTCACCCCGGCCACCACGGTCGCCGAAGCGCGGGAAACGATGCGCCGGAACGAACTCTCCGGCGTGCTGGTGACCGAGGACGGCAAGTTCGCCGGCGCGGTCGACCGGCGCGCAGTGAGCGAGGCCGCTGACACGGCAACGATCGCCGCACTCGTCGACCGGTCCGCCGCGCGCACCGGCCCGGAAACCCAGATGGCCGAACTGTTCGGCCACGCCGCTTCCGCTCCCGCGCCGCTCGCGGTGGTCGGCGCCGACGGGGCGCTGCTCGGCGCGGTGACCCGCGAGGCGCTGCTGAACGCGTTGAGCATCGGCGAAAACGACGAGCAGGAGGCGAACGCCCGTGGCTGA
- a CDS encoding TetR family transcriptional regulator, which yields MGNREDLLAGAKRCLIELGWGNTTVRDIAAAAGVSHAAIGYHFGSRDALLTQALVAAVDELGGQVADSSFDLSEQGLKRLIDSFGEHRALWVAQLEALVQAERSADVRQHLVQGLREARAGVGGAVQSALVIGLMVQWLLDPQEAPSAKEVADGIRAVAAES from the coding sequence ATGGGCAATCGCGAGGATCTGCTGGCCGGGGCGAAGCGCTGCTTGATCGAGCTGGGCTGGGGCAACACGACGGTGCGCGACATCGCGGCCGCGGCGGGGGTCAGTCACGCGGCGATCGGCTACCACTTCGGGTCGCGGGACGCGTTGCTGACGCAGGCGCTGGTCGCGGCGGTCGACGAACTGGGCGGCCAGGTCGCGGATTCGTCGTTCGACCTGTCCGAACAGGGGCTGAAGCGGCTGATCGACAGCTTCGGCGAGCACCGGGCGTTGTGGGTCGCGCAGCTCGAGGCGCTCGTGCAGGCGGAGCGGTCAGCGGACGTGCGGCAGCATCTCGTGCAGGGGTTGCGCGAGGCGCGGGCCGGGGTCGGCGGGGCGGTGCAGAGCGCGCTGGTGATCGGGCTGATGGTGCAGTGGCTGCTCGACCCGCAGGAGGCCCCGTCGGCGAAAGAAGTGGCCGACGGGATTCGCGCGGTGGCGGCGGAAAGCTAG
- a CDS encoding FAD-dependent monooxygenase has translation MNVLISGAGVAGVTLAELLTRSGHRGTIVERAPALRHTGYAVDFRGAAFDALSELGILDDVRQHDTKMTGTAVVDRDGVQVDLLPAEAFAGELEVPKHVLNELLYGLTVDHVEYRFGTSIASLSQTEAAVTAELTDGSTETYDLVFGADGVYSKVRQLAFAPHSAVLQHLGLSGAGFTMPNFLGLDHSGLLRTSGHTAIYLFNSADADRLTVSLSFGTTSGVLDRLPRVEQESATRAAFAGDAWHTPRLLEAMSEASDFYFSSSTQVHLNRWSTGRIALVGDAGYCAAPTAGMGTSQALLGARSLARHLAASAYPEAFAGYEAELRPYVTENQANGRSAAALFGGRD, from the coding sequence ATGAACGTCTTGATCTCCGGTGCTGGCGTGGCCGGTGTCACCCTCGCCGAACTCCTCACCCGCTCCGGCCACCGCGGCACGATCGTCGAACGCGCCCCCGCCCTCCGGCACACCGGTTACGCCGTGGATTTCCGCGGTGCCGCCTTCGATGCCCTGTCTGAGCTGGGCATTCTCGACGACGTCCGCCAGCACGACACGAAGATGACCGGAACCGCCGTCGTCGATCGCGACGGCGTCCAGGTCGATCTGCTGCCCGCCGAAGCTTTCGCGGGCGAGCTGGAGGTGCCAAAGCACGTCCTGAACGAGCTGCTGTACGGCCTGACTGTCGATCATGTCGAGTACCGCTTCGGCACGTCGATCGCGTCGCTGTCGCAAACTGAGGCCGCCGTGACCGCCGAACTGACCGACGGCTCCACCGAGACTTACGACCTGGTTTTCGGCGCGGACGGCGTGTACTCGAAGGTCCGCCAGCTAGCATTCGCCCCGCACTCAGCGGTGCTGCAGCACCTAGGCCTCTCCGGCGCGGGCTTCACCATGCCGAACTTCCTGGGCCTGGACCACAGCGGCCTCCTCCGCACCTCTGGCCACACGGCGATCTACCTGTTCAACTCAGCGGACGCGGACCGTCTCACCGTGAGCCTGTCCTTCGGAACGACCTCGGGCGTCCTGGACCGCCTTCCCCGCGTCGAACAGGAATCCGCGACGCGCGCCGCTTTCGCCGGTGACGCTTGGCACACGCCTCGCCTGCTGGAGGCGATGTCGGAGGCTTCGGACTTCTACTTCAGCTCGAGCACGCAGGTGCACCTGAACCGCTGGTCGACCGGCCGGATCGCCCTGGTGGGCGACGCCGGGTACTGCGCCGCCCCCACCGCGGGCATGGGAACTTCACAGGCCTTGCTCGGCGCTCGTTCGCTGGCCCGCCATCTGGCCGCCTCGGCCTATCCGGAGGCTTTCGCCGGGTACGAAGCCGAACTCCGGCCGTATGTGACGGAAAACCAGGCGAATGGCCGCTCGGCAGCCGCGTTGTTCGGCGGGCGGGATTGA
- a CDS encoding HU family DNA-binding protein, with protein sequence MANKAQLIEALSERIGDKKAAAEAVDGLVDIIIRTVHKGEKVTITGFGVFEKRARAARTARNPRTGEAVRVKKTNVPAFRAGTTFKDVISGTKKLPKATAVKRATASTAKATATRATATTTTRAKATAAKPAATRTRATAAKAPAKAAAAKATTTRAKATATKATAAKAAPKATTTRAKAAAKPAAKKTTAAAKKAPAKRTSAAKKK encoded by the coding sequence ATGGCCAACAAGGCCCAGCTGATCGAAGCTCTGTCGGAGCGCATCGGCGACAAGAAGGCAGCCGCGGAAGCCGTCGACGGTCTCGTCGACATCATCATCCGCACCGTCCACAAGGGCGAAAAGGTCACCATCACCGGCTTCGGCGTCTTCGAAAAGCGCGCTCGTGCCGCCCGCACCGCGCGCAACCCGCGCACCGGCGAAGCCGTGCGGGTCAAGAAGACCAACGTTCCGGCGTTCCGCGCGGGCACCACGTTCAAGGACGTCATCTCCGGCACCAAGAAGCTGCCGAAGGCGACTGCCGTGAAGCGGGCGACCGCCAGCACCGCGAAGGCGACCGCCACCCGCGCCACGGCGACGACCACCACTCGCGCCAAGGCCACCGCCGCCAAGCCGGCCGCCACCCGCACCCGCGCCACCGCGGCCAAGGCTCCCGCCAAGGCCGCCGCCGCGAAGGCCACCACCACCCGCGCCAAGGCGACCGCCACCAAGGCCACCGCGGCCAAGGCGGCTCCGAAGGCCACCACCACGCGGGCGAAGGCCGCCGCCAAGCCGGCCGCCAAGAAGACCACGGCGGCCGCGAAGAAGGCTCCGGCCAAGCGCACCTCGGCCGCGAAGAAGAAGTAA
- a CDS encoding IclR family transcriptional regulator codes for MGQHSGIGVLDKAVAVLQAVAEDPCGLAELCTRTGLPRATAHRLAVGLEVHRLLRRGPDGRWRPGTALAELAGGSTDPLLDAASSVLPKLRDITGESVQLYRRDGVQRVCVSTAEPPSGLRDTVPIGSRLPMTAGSGAKVLAAWSDPHTQRTILADAVYGERTLLEVRRRGWAQSVAEREPGVASVSAPVRDSSGTVVAAVSVSGPIERIGRKPGARWAADLLAAADALQERL; via the coding sequence GTGGGACAGCATAGCGGTATCGGAGTACTGGACAAAGCCGTGGCCGTGCTGCAGGCCGTCGCCGAGGACCCGTGCGGGCTGGCGGAACTGTGCACGCGCACCGGGCTTCCTCGCGCGACCGCGCACCGGCTCGCGGTCGGGCTCGAAGTGCATCGCCTGTTGCGGCGAGGGCCGGACGGGCGCTGGCGGCCGGGCACCGCGCTCGCCGAACTCGCGGGCGGTTCGACCGACCCGTTGCTCGACGCGGCGAGTTCGGTGCTGCCGAAGCTTCGCGACATCACCGGCGAAAGCGTTCAGCTTTACCGGCGCGACGGCGTGCAGCGCGTGTGCGTTTCGACCGCGGAACCGCCGAGCGGTTTGCGCGACACGGTTCCGATCGGTTCGCGCCTGCCGATGACGGCCGGCTCGGGCGCGAAGGTCCTTGCCGCGTGGTCGGATCCGCACACGCAGCGGACGATCCTCGCCGACGCGGTCTACGGCGAACGCACTCTGCTCGAGGTGCGCCGCCGCGGCTGGGCGCAAAGCGTCGCCGAACGCGAACCGGGCGTCGCGAGCGTTTCGGCCCCGGTGCGCGATTCCTCCGGCACCGTCGTGGCCGCGGTGTCGGTGTCCGGCCCGATCGAACGCATAGGGCGCAAGCCCGGCGCCCGGTGGGCGGCGGATCTCCTCGCCGCCGCCGACGCGCTCCAGGAACGCCTCTGA
- a CDS encoding proline/glycine betaine ABC transporter permease → MADNVLVGDLPQIPVGSWFKAVIDWLQGNIGPFFDFVDKIVNGAVDGLTAGLTWLPWPVLVVVFAGLGWWLRGWKFGLGSAIGFALIDSLREFPSAMQTLSQVLISGVVAVAIAVPVGIAAARNETVSRIVRPVLDFMQTLPAFVYLIPVIFFFSIGPVPGVVATVVFSLPPGVRLTELGIRQVDPEMVEAGEAFGSPPRRILREIQIPLAMPSIMAGINQIIMLSLSMVVISGMVGAPGLGAEVYAAVTSLKLDLGFNAGLGVVVLAIYLDRLTSALGARSAVGRALRRADAA, encoded by the coding sequence GTGGCTGACAACGTCCTCGTCGGCGACCTGCCGCAGATTCCCGTCGGCTCCTGGTTCAAGGCGGTCATCGACTGGCTGCAGGGCAACATCGGCCCGTTCTTCGATTTCGTCGACAAGATCGTCAACGGCGCGGTCGACGGCCTCACCGCGGGACTGACCTGGCTGCCGTGGCCGGTGCTGGTCGTGGTGTTCGCCGGGCTCGGCTGGTGGCTGCGCGGCTGGAAGTTCGGCCTCGGCTCGGCGATCGGGTTCGCGCTCATCGACAGCCTGCGCGAATTCCCGTCCGCGATGCAGACGTTGTCGCAGGTGCTGATTTCCGGCGTGGTCGCGGTGGCGATCGCGGTGCCGGTCGGGATCGCGGCCGCGCGCAACGAAACGGTGAGCCGGATCGTGCGGCCGGTGCTGGACTTCATGCAGACGCTGCCCGCGTTCGTCTACCTGATCCCGGTCATTTTCTTCTTCTCGATCGGCCCGGTGCCGGGCGTGGTGGCGACCGTCGTGTTCTCGCTGCCGCCGGGCGTGCGGCTGACCGAACTCGGCATCCGCCAGGTCGACCCGGAAATGGTCGAGGCGGGCGAGGCGTTCGGCTCGCCGCCGCGGCGGATCCTGCGGGAGATCCAGATCCCGCTCGCGATGCCGTCGATCATGGCCGGCATCAACCAGATCATCATGCTGTCGCTGTCCATGGTCGTGATCTCCGGCATGGTCGGCGCGCCCGGACTCGGCGCCGAGGTGTACGCCGCGGTCACGAGCCTGAAACTGGACCTGGGTTTCAACGCCGGTCTCGGCGTTGTCGTGCTGGCCATTTATCTCGACCGGCTCACTTCCGCGCTCGGGGCGCGCTCCGCGGTGGGCCGCGCCCTCCGCCGGGCCGACGCGGCCTGA
- a CDS encoding glycine betaine ABC transporter substrate-binding protein, whose translation MRTSKRLSRILAVGAAVTALVGLTAACGGRESQSGNSQEAKSVTIGYINWDEDVALTSLYQAVLEEKGYKVKTQMLDVGPIYAGLAKGDVDLFLDSWLPATHKQYWDQYQNQLEDLGVWYDNATLNLAVPDYVSDVNSIADLKDKASMFGGKITGIEASAGETGIVQKDAIPQYGLDGAMTLQNSSTTAMLAALDSSIKAKKPIVVTLWHPHWAYSRYQLKDLKDPKGAMGKGEQIHALGRKGFEKDFPALAGVAKKLKMSDADLGSLEDAIQKAPKGQEKAAAKQWADQHKQFVDQAFAGL comes from the coding sequence GTGCGCACTTCGAAACGGCTCAGCCGGATCCTCGCCGTGGGCGCCGCCGTGACGGCCCTGGTCGGCCTCACCGCGGCGTGCGGCGGGCGGGAGTCCCAGTCGGGCAACAGCCAGGAAGCCAAGAGCGTCACCATCGGCTACATCAACTGGGACGAGGACGTCGCCCTCACCAGCCTGTACCAAGCGGTGCTGGAGGAAAAGGGGTACAAGGTCAAGACGCAGATGCTCGACGTCGGCCCGATCTACGCCGGGCTCGCGAAGGGCGACGTCGACCTGTTCCTCGACTCGTGGCTGCCCGCGACGCACAAGCAGTACTGGGACCAGTACCAGAACCAGCTCGAAGACCTCGGCGTCTGGTACGACAACGCGACTCTGAACCTCGCCGTGCCCGACTACGTGAGCGACGTGAACAGCATCGCCGACCTCAAGGACAAGGCGAGCATGTTCGGCGGCAAGATCACCGGCATCGAGGCGAGCGCGGGCGAGACCGGCATCGTGCAGAAGGACGCCATCCCGCAGTACGGCCTCGACGGCGCGATGACCCTGCAGAACTCGTCGACCACCGCGATGCTGGCCGCGCTCGACAGCTCGATCAAGGCGAAGAAGCCGATCGTCGTGACGCTGTGGCACCCGCACTGGGCGTACTCGCGCTACCAGCTCAAGGATCTGAAGGACCCGAAGGGCGCGATGGGCAAGGGCGAGCAGATCCACGCGCTCGGCCGCAAGGGCTTCGAGAAGGACTTCCCGGCGCTCGCCGGCGTGGCCAAGAAGCTGAAGATGTCGGACGCGGACCTCGGTTCGCTCGAGGACGCGATCCAGAAGGCCCCGAAGGGCCAGGAAAAGGCCGCCGCCAAGCAGTGGGCGGATCAGCACAAGCAGTTCGTGGACCAGGCTTTCGCCGGTCTCTGA